The region CTCAGCGCAATCACCCCCTTGGAGCATAAAGGCCTGACCCATGGCGGCTTGGCCAAGCTTCTCCTCGAGTTTCCTCGCCTCTCCGGCGAAGACGATGGGAGGGTAAGAGGAAAGCGTCTCCAGAACAGAGTCGAGATCCTTCTGGTCCGGATACTCCGGCAATTGCAAAGCTTTCATCGATTTCCAGCTGTCCAAGCTCCATTTAGCGGGACGGGAGGCTGATTGAGAAGATTTATCGGGGTCGGTGGAGCGGACGGCGAAGACGGGGGAGAAGGTGATCGGACGGCGAGGGGGGGCGGTAAGGTAGGAACGATTTGGTTgggagaggagaagaagaaacgttGAGAGTCGTCACCATCTCTGGTTTGGAGATTGACGGCCGGTTCTCGAGAGGATAGAGAGAAGGAGAAAGGTGAGATTTTTAATGACAATAGATAAGTGTTTAAGTAAGAAAAGTATTAGCCACGTGTCATGCGAATAGCGAACATGTCTGTGTGAAACAGAAGGTTACCACCACTGGGTTTttatcttcagcttcttctctcTCTAAAGCAAATATGTGACTGTTACAAAACTTGAATGTTAAAGTGTTATGGCAGATCCTTTGATGCTACTTTCTCTTCAACCTCCTCCTCTGCCTTTTctgatattttcttcttcttattcttctctTCACCGTCGATGGGGTTTGTCTCGGAGTGGGATTAGATTCTCTGTTTCTGAGTTTCGTTTGTCTTCTCAACTACAATTGGCTAATTCTACTTCACCTTCGCAGTCTTCTTCTACTGCTCCGGAGAAGTTTGATCTCGTGTCTACAACTCGTAAGCCtttgtttcctcttcttccttttgctTTTTGGTGTGTGTCTATAGATCATATACtttcaaagcaaaaaaaaaaaaacttctagaTTATATTTACTTGATTCGGTTTGAAGTTTGGTAACTTATAGTTGTTTGGATCTGCAGAGCTCAAGGATGGAAGCCAGGTCTTTCGATTCGGAGATGCAAGTGAGGTTGAGAGGTATCGTGAAACTGAAGAAAAAGCGAGATGCTTAGAGCTAGAGAGGAAGCAACATGCTGAgatagaagaggaagaagccaGTGAAGGAGTGAGAGATGGAGGACATGCATTGGCCGATCTAGATCCTGTTTCTGAACTGGAGTCTCTCAAGGAAAAATCTGTTGTGAAGATAAAACCGGTGAAGTCTAGTACTGAAACAGTATCTGAGAAAGAGTATGGAGCTCCTCCTCCTGCCCGTCTCAGCAGTGTGATCAAAATTAAGGATCGTAAAAGGGTTCGTTCTCCTgctaagaaaaagaaagaaacgccAATTCCAGTTACTGTTTCGGGGAGTGAAGATGAAGCTGAAGCTAAAATTGCTAGTGTTTCTAATCTGAACTCTATAGTTAGTGTAGCAGAAGTTATTCCTACTAGCGCTACTGAAGAAAAGACCAATGAGAATGTAGAGCCACTTTCTTCTCAAGTCATGGAGAAAGTCTCAGTGAATGAAATAAGAGGAGACTGTGAGACAAATGGTTATCAACAACTCACTGAGAGTCGTGTGGAGGAGCAAGCAACACCAATATCATCTAGTTCACAACATGGCTCGCAGTTGAATGATCTCAAGGAAGTTGCTCATGTTTCTACCACTGAACTTGATGACAGTTTGGAAGAGAGGAAAAAAACTGATGAAGACTTTTGAAGCTGAAGAAAATCTTGTCGTTGAACCAGCAGCTACAGTTGAACTTGATGTGTCTCCTGATGGACTAGTTGTTGTGTCTCCTGAGGAAAATCTTGTCGTTGAACCAACAGCTACAGTTGATGTGTCTCCTGATGAACTAGTTGTTGTGTCTCCTGAGGAAAATCTTGTCGTTGAACCAACAGCTACAGTTTCTGTGTCTCCTGATGAACTAGTTGTTGTGTCTCCTGATGAAAATCTTGTCGTTGAACCAATAGCTACAGTTTATGTGTCCCCTGGTGAACTAATTTCAACTTCCGAAGCAACAAATCACAGCATTGAGGAGACTGCTGAAACGCCTGTGGTTGATACGTCTGAAATGGTGAGGTCCTAAGTCTAAACCATTAAGTAGTTTTAACAGTTATAGAAGGAAACAGACATCAGAGATTGTCTGTCAACAGCCATCACTCTAATTAGTTTTCATTCTTATAAAGGCAAATGACGGAGAAAATGGGACTTCAACCATAGAAGATGAAGTAGCTGTGATTGACAGTAAAAATGATAATGGTAGCATATCTAAAACTGTCAATGACACAAATGACGAAAATCTCCAACTTCCTGAACCTGAAACAGCTAGTCTTCAACCCATTGAAGTGGTTTCAGTCAGGTTAGTAAGTGATATATTTTACTCTTAAGTGTTTGTGAATGCTTAATGAACTATACTAATTGTCTTGCATAGATACATATCTGCATGCATACTATGTACATATATTCATACCTTTTTAAGTATCATATTGCAGCTTTTATAAAAGCATGCTTGTTTTACTGTGCTTGGATGCTTTACTTCTAAACAGGGAAGAGCTTGTGTCCAAAGCATTTTACTTGGAATCTGGTTCTGCTTCACTCCAAAACCCCTTTAAGGTACCTGTGATTGATTCCTTCTGTTTGCAGTTCACTTGTTTTCAACACGGACAACGGGACAAGTAGTAACTTTACTATCACCTTCTGCATTTCATTAATTCATCACAATCTTCTTTCAAAACTCTTACACTT is a window of Raphanus sativus cultivar WK10039 unplaced genomic scaffold, ASM80110v3 Scaffold0111, whole genome shotgun sequence DNA encoding:
- the LOC130501175 gene encoding LOW QUALITY PROTEIN: probable protein phosphatase 2C 62 (The sequence of the model RefSeq protein was modified relative to this genomic sequence to represent the inferred CDS: deleted 1 base in 1 codon) gives rise to the protein MADPLMLLSLQPPPLPFLIFSSSYSSLHRRWGLSRSGIRFSVSEFRLSSQLQLANSTSPSQSSSTAPEKFDLVSTTQLKDGSQVFRFGDASEVERYRETEEKARCLELERKQHAEIEEEEASEGVRDGGHALADLDPVSELESLKEKSVVKIKPVKSSTETVSEKEYGAPPPARLSSVIKIKDRKRVRSPAKKKKETPIPVTVSGSEDEAEAKIASVSNLNSIVSVAEVIPTSATEEKTNENVEPLSSQVMEKVSVNEIRGDCETNGYQQLTESRVEEQATPISSSSQHGSQLNDLKEVAHVSTTELDDSLEERKKTDEAEENLVVEPTATVDVSPDELVVVSPEENLVVEPTATVSVSPDELVVVSPDENLVVEPIATVYVSPGELISTSEATNHSIEETAETPVVDTSEMANDGENGTSTIEDEVAVIDSKNDNGSISKTVNDTNDENLQLPEPETASLQPIEVVSVREELVSKAFYLESGSASLQNPFKALAGREDAYFISENNNWLGVADGVSQWSFEEINEGMHAQELMSNCEKIISDETAEICDPVQVLHRSVNETKSSGSSTALVAHLSNNELHIANIGDSGFILIRNRTILQKSAPMFHHFCFPLHVTRGDDVLKLAEVYNVNVEEGDVILTATDGLFDNLYEKEIVSIVCRLLEQGLEPQRIAELIAAKAQEVGRSKTERTPFSDAAKEEGHDGYRGGKLDAVTVIVSLVKTVSS